The following nucleotide sequence is from Citrus sinensis cultivar Valencia sweet orange chromosome 6, DVS_A1.0, whole genome shotgun sequence.
ACTGGTCTAGTCAGTCATTCAAATAACATTGGCGGCAGCACAAGCTTCttcttattgttattataaacAATGGCCGTTCTTGTGGCTTGCTGTGCTCTCAACcgcttttccatttttttttgtcgtGTTTAAACGATGTTTAAAcaacattgttttttttttgttgtgcaGGTGAAATGGTAAATTGGCCCCTGTGACATCAGTAAAATTATAACGGTGTGGAGACGGAAGTAGATAGATGTGAGAAAATATAACTTCAAAAGGAaatcagttaaaaaaataaagatatgtgtatttttaaaaaagtaggAAAAATAGGTAGTTAGTGGGTAATTTTcgtaaatcaaaattatttgtgcTAACATTAATCTTTAAAAGATCCTCCGAACTTACCCGCCACAAGTTTATACCAGAAGGTATGAATTGAACATTCATTTATGGCATGTTTAATATGAAGAAATGGAAGGGcagcaaagaaaaataaagagagaagagatgaattttatgttaaataaaataataaaataaaaatttaccatcttttctttttattttttctcccatcctttattcttctttctcctcattttttttccaatcaaacaattaaaaggagatattttttcaatttttgttataGCTATTGCAGCCGCTGAAGCAGCTATCGGATCAGCTATTGTTTCGTCAATTTATCGTAACAGAAAATCGACGCGTATCAATCAATTGTCTCTGTTGAATAGGTAGtatttataaatcataatattcataaattcaatttaGGTTCTATATATGGAAagttaaaaaatcatcatataataatccagaaattgaaatagaaaagaaaaaagggaggtttgtgatgatttttcaatcttttataCTAGGTAATCTAGTATCCTTATGCATGAAGATAATCAATTCGGTCGTTGTGGTCGGACTCTATTATGGATTTATGACCACATTCTCCATAGGGCCCTCTTATCTCTTCCTTCTCCGAGCTCGGGTTAtggaagaaggagaagaaggaacCGAGAAGAAGGTATCAGCAACAACTGGTTTTATTGTGTCTGATTCTTATGTCTTTATCTTAGAGAATAGATCAAATCACGACGTTTATTTTTCTGGTATCCTAACGGATTGGAATATCATAATAATGgtataaattgaattattttttttgattcTATACAAAACTCCGTAAGTCTAAGTGGAATTTATCGCTTACACATTAAAGTCTATCAAACCTTATTGGTCTAGTCCAAAGAAGGGATGCCTATCCCTATATTTGAGAAGCTATACTATATGAACCTCCTCTACAAGATCAAGTGATAGTTGCATGAGCTATTTCGAAAGAACATTGCTTGTGCTTGTTTAATCTTATCCAACATCttctaagtaaaaatatcaaacaaatataaaCAGAAAATAGATAGagaataaaactatttacatGAAAAACTCTTATACCGGAGTAAAACTACGATCTCCAAGGACGAccagagaaaaatttattatgtgaaaaattattacaattattttaatatttttctcatacCCAAAACCGTAATAAAACTCAATCTTTCAATAGGCTATGGTTTTTCTCGAATTAGAAATTTTCTACTTATAACAAAATTGATTGTTGTATTATGTAGATAAGTTAAACCCACCTATTTTTCtatatagtgattattttttataagagaagtatttttttctttatataagtTATATTcctcttttaataaattaagtcTCAAACGAGATACTCCTTAATTAAGAATcctcttaaataaaaaaaaattaaataaaaaaatttaaaaaatatccttattttAGATTAACAAGTCCTCGTTTAAAGAAAAGACATATTTCCTTATAGTACTGCAGACAAAGAATCTATTCACACACGGTGGGTCATCAATTCATGCCCATCCAAGCATAAAGACGATAGGAACCCTTGTGATTTCTGAGCCACTCTGGCTTCTGAATTCTGTCAGGGAAAAAGGAGGATTCCCATGcttagtttttcttttaaaccgGCAAATGATAGAACTGCGACCACCTTCAAGTTTCAAACAACAGCTTTCGAATCTCTTTCATTGAGTAGGGCCTTTTTCTTCTATCAAGGAATGGAAatacattattataattgCAGCTTCTTATCCGTTTCCCATTGAGTTAATGAAAGGCCAATATTCTCCTCTCAAAGACGGCTGTCCCATTTCAAGGACCGTTCTTCTTCTATCGTCTTTCTCTTAGTGAAGGTTTTTGTTATGTTATATAGTAACTGTTGGATGAAAATCCAACggttgtaaaaataatataattttattatcttatatttttacaattgttgaatttttattcaatgaCTGTggaaataacataattttataattttatatttttacaactattgaattaaaatctaaCGGTTGATACATAATCATATAATCATGtatgttacataattatataatataacaatCTCGCTTATTGAAACATATACAAGTGTACATGTACATTTATATGAGTTTAAAACGTCAACTGTTGTCCCTAACTGTTACTAAAAGCTCAAGTGACCGCATGCGCAAAGGGCATTCACGGCCTCACctacatttataaaataaaataagagctcccctcaatttaaaataaataagaataaggaGTGAAGCAATGATCTATCTTAACGTGCAACTTGATGACCAATTAACATAGTTAGTAGTGGAATATAATCATTCAGTTCTAATAGGCAATGCAGCCACATTCATCGTGGTCCTGGCGAGCAATTTAAGAGCATTTTGGTTCTTTTAATTACTTCATCCTCATGCTTGAGAAATATCCTTTTTAGTCTCTTCGTTTTAGGCAGGGATGAGGAGAAGAATATTGAAGAAAGGACAAAGCAAAGTGCACAATGGGACATGAGACAGAAGCTGTGTGTTATTCAAGTAATTAGCCAGGTGTAGAGATATGGGAATCCAACTCATACAAACACTTGATGACAAATCCGTTTCAGaagaccaaaaaaagaaagctaGGTTGCTTTATGATCcagaaaagaggaaaaagaaaacaaaaatctcaTCTCTATCTCTAACCCTACAGCTTCATTATTACTCTATGTCCTTTCAGGTGAAGTGGTTTTCTTGATCTCTGTTGTCAAATATTGCCAGATTGACAACTCAAAAGTTACTTGCCAATGCAGGCACCTAGAAGCCAACTTGACAATCACTAATTAAAAGCATATTCATCAAGAGCAAGTGacttcttttctctctttctctatatatatatacatatatgtatgtatgtatttctATTTCCTTTGCTTAAATGCCTCTGCTAATAACTTTGTCACTACAGGTATATATCAACAAATTATGATTCATGTTCAAGCAATACTAATCATTTGCATACATTTTCAGAAGTACAGCAAGGATGTGCATGTTTGACGATTGATATATAGTATGCCTGGCTCCCTGTATGCTTTTTGCAAAGCCCATCAGAAGATTGGTGGTCTTGGCGGATAGCGTGCGAGGAGCCATGCATGCTAAATTTAGTGTCAAAAGCTTTAGCTGCAGCTCcgcttttgaatttttctgtCTGTTTTGGAAATTACAGAATGCTTTTAAATCCTTTGATGTTTATCCCATGGTAGCCGCCAAGTTATTACTCAGGTAAATCTTCTGTCCACGCCTGTTTCTCTCATACGTTACTCAACggccaaaattaattttttcacttttatttgTTGACATTTTAAGTAACATAGGCAAGGGAAGTATGATGTATCCGTGCAAGGCCAAATGATTACATTATTGTCTAGCCTGTCTTAGAAGATTGGCAAAGGTAAGACAGGACAGCGTAGCTAACTGAATTTGTATAAATTCTCAACAGGAGcttgctttttctttcaaaactGAAAATGATATCagaaaccaaaaccaaaaccaatttgactttcatgttttctttttgtgggAGTTTTTTGCTGCAGGGGCGGATGTTGATGCTTTGACTGCGCATAAACTGTTATTCTAATTTTCCCATTAATGCCTCCAAGGTATGAAGATTATGCTTTGTATGTTACTTTAATTACTCggataattaaattgtttcattatttaattacactaTATTTTTCAGCtgctatatatatagttgTAGTTCGGAAGGTTAGTACGTCCACGATACAAGCAAAAGTGTCAAAAACATTATCACTGTTAGGAATGTTGAACCTGCAAGCTGAGGAAGAAAATGTTCTATGATGACATGTTTTGGTGGCCCAATTTGATATCCATAAAGTTAGAGAGAAGTCCAGGTTGTGAAATCTCAGCATCTTGAATGTCAATTTCATTGTTCAACAtcttggttgctgttgacatTGATGGCCGCAGCCTTACATTTTCTTGCACACACAGCAACCCCACCTTTAAGAATCGAACGGCCTCTTCTTCAGGATTGTTCATTTCAAGTGTAGGATCCACTAGTCGTCCTAGGTTTCTATCCTCATACACTTCCCATGCCtgcaaaaagaagaagttcCATTTTCAAATTATGATAACAAGTCAACTTGAAAACGTAATGGCCATTCGGCTACAACTACAGTGGTGGGCTGGCGCTCCCAATATCGTTGAAGACACCAGTTCGAATCTATATAGAATTCTTTCCTCTTTCCATAATATCTAGAGTAGGGTTAGATTTCTCCCCGGATATTGTTGATATAAGTGTATGTATCCAAATTCTCGATAAACACAGTTgcaatatttatgaaaaaaaaaacttagaaatataatggaaaataaaatttacctttTGAACCAAGTAATGTTCCCcttgttctaaattaaaagatacaaCTGGTCGACCGCTGATAATTTCCAATATTAATACTCCAAAACTATAAACATCTGATTTTCTTGTCAAATGTCCGCTAACAGCATATTCTGGAGCAAGATAGCCTCTTTCGCATTAACAGTTGCAGAACTAACTCATTAGCTATGACTGATCATTAACATTCCAGTAACATGTATTAGAAAGGgtaaataaaagaagattaattaggaaatttaCTTACAATGTTCCAGCAACTCGGGTACTAATGTGAGATCCGTTATCTCTTAGCAACTTTGACAGGCCAAAATCGGATATCTTTGGCATGAAATTATGATCAATGAGTACATTGCTTGCTTTGATATCTCGGTGCACAATGCGAGGTTTAACCTCTTCATGTAGATAGGCAAGCCCTCGAGCAATTCCCAATGCAATTTCCCGCCTAATTTCCCAGTTAAATTTCACCCTATTTTGCTCCCCGCCTATTATGAAAATGCATGTATAAGAACTAAAATGTTTCTGCCTTTAGAGGCTTGACCAAATGGtttcaaataattgttttttaatttttttactaatcaCCCACGAGTAGGgagctaaaaaattaatttaggcTTTACATACTTACacatttgaaaaaacaaaatacattTATGATAAATACTAGTGATTTCTACTATGAACCAATGAATGTTGATTTCATGttcaatatattattacttgATTCCTACACGATCAAAACTCATAGCAATGAACtcttaaaaaactaaataaatacatgAATATTAATAGCTTATTATGTTCACATTCACGTAagtagaagaaaaagaaaaaagaaaaatgctgagattcatttttatgtcatttaattaattctttggGAAGACTGTAATTATAAAGACAAGCTACGTACAATCAAAATCTCATATTAACTCATCTATCATTTTAGCTAGATTCATAGAATATGTGAAATTTTTAGagttaaaagaatattatttaGAGTACTAATTTGTATATACTTGAAGTGTTTAGTAGAAAATGGAAGGCAATTGATTCATTGACTTTGAGTTTATTGTGTAACAAGAAATGAGGGGTACTTTAGTCTTTATGCATGTTATATTTGGTCCATATTGGGATTGGCTTGTTTGTCCGTTTGtgaagaaaattagaaaaagataaaagataaaagaggTATCATATTGGCTGCTGGCGtatttatggaaaaaaaaaggaagttatcatatttaatgaatttatcaagATTTTATGTGATATTGAAAGAGATGTTATGATATAATAAGGgtaaatttcatattatcccccataaattgattattttcatatcatttttttcatttttaaaaattttaaataatttttatatttgttataaaaataagggGAAAAAAGGGGACTaatggatgatttttttttctttttggtctttttaataaaaatggaggtggatttaaattttgaaaagtaagtgagcgaattaaaaataatcaaataatagaaGATTAATAGGAAATACTACCAAGTAAAATACGGGCAAGGCTATTATTCTCCATGTATTCATAGACCAAATATCTTCTGGCTCCATCAATGCAACATCCACGAAGTGTGACAAGATTTTGATGCTTGATTGTTGATAGAGCCGCTAACTCTGATGCAAATTCCCTCTCTCCTCTCATTGATTCAAGCTCAACTGAAAGCACTTTCACCCCCACAACTGTGCCATCTCGAAGCCGGCCCTTCATATGTAGTCAATCAATCAATGCACTAAATCAATGACGACCCTCTAAATCAAACCctgtatttaaatttgatattgCTCAGGCAAGAAATTAAGTCAACCTTGTATACAGAACCAAAGCTGCCTTCGCCGATCTTGTTAGAACTAGAGAAACCTTGGGTAGCATTTCTCAGCTCATTGTAAGAAAATACCTGAAACACTTCATGATTTTGTCCTCCTGGTTTTCGTTTGCGGGCATTTATGTAattacacacatatatataaaacaaataaagctATCAAGAGTAATCAATCTTGAATCCAAAGAGTAGAAAAAATGCTGAAGGTTTTAATTACCGTTGCCGGTTCTAACCATAGCGGAAGCAGCGGCTTCTGATGAAATAGCGGAGCAGCAGCTTAAGCAACGAAAAGGCAGCTTCATTTTGTACCTGCAGCTTAGCTACTCCTAAATTTCCtccaaatattgaaaattcGGACTCTAATGAGAAAGCTagctaatatatatatatatatagagagagagagcagaggcttcaaaatttaatgttCACACGGCAGAGACAATGATTCTGGATTTTTTTACTTGTTAAACTAGTGGGGTTTGAATTTttctccatttatttttttagtttatagtATATATTACATTATTGAAGGATAAGGACTACCTATGAATAGCCACAGCAAATGTTTGGTTGAGTATGTGGAGCCTTAATCCcacttgtattttttatattttgttttgttaatattatataaggTAAAtgctcgtttagtccctatattttgagttaagtGCAtgttaattcttatattttaaaaaatgcttGAAGATGTCcttactattaattatattcCTTAATTGttctttacttttataataagatcCTTACAATAAGATTCTTAGggatattaatgaaaagaaaaaaaaattaatttatcaactCTGCTCtgcctaaaaataaaaataaaaattagtgtaatatttttgttattgttttccTTTCAGGATTAcctttgtaaataaatttgtttatgaataattaattagtaagattgttgtaaGAGTATTAAATGTTACTTAAActtgtattaatttatttataaataataattagtaagATTCTTATAAGGttataaaaatactaattCTTTtagattgatatttttttggttaatttactaataattaattaatttttaataaattaattaattaatatcaaaacTATTGTAGTAAaggtattattgtaaaagaaaaaaaagagataagaatataatatatttaagagTAAAGGCATGTTGAggtatttgttaaaatataaaaactaaacacttaaactaaaatataGAACGTACAGGaatatttatcttattatatattttctaaaaagttcaataaaagcaccaCGTTTCAATTTGTTAATTGAGTTATTGCTCTATAAAAAAAGTGTTTTCCCGGAAAGGCAACAGCTTAACCTGACGTCCTGACCCATTAACTCCCACAGAGTAAAATGTTGTACGAGACTTCGAACAACCAAGCACCACGTGAGATCTTTATTTCAGAAATTGTGAAGAAATATCTTGGTGAAGAATAACTtcaaacattttcattttgataagcatataatatttacatattttatacttaattatatttttagtagttatttttatttgttatttttaattaattcaattattttattaaatcgaGAAATAATTGGAGctcaaatcttaaaaaaagaaaaaaaatcatttttactCTTGAGATTTAAAGTAATAActcatttatttaaacaataatacATTTGTCCTTACTTTTTAAATGATAACTCAAGATACCCTTTCGTGAACATACAATTAGTTTACTATATAACTCATTGagggtaaaataaaattttcaataaaacaaatgtaaattgtttttaaaaaaaaaatttctagcataatttaaataactttGACTTTttgcataaattaaaaaaatctaagatAACTTAATAAAACGAAAATAACGCTAAAGAATATGTGGGTGtgttagggatggcaaaaatccccacggggatgggtaccctcggggattttccccattcggggagggtacggggataattttatacccaatttttttttcggggaggggacggggaaaattttttacccaactttttattcggggaggggacggggatgaggtggaatccccatcccctacccatttccccattttaatttttaattttatttttatttttaaaattactaataaataaataacaaaattataaatattgttaaaaataataaatatcaaaatagttgtATGTTGGGAAAGTGGTCACCCTTTGCCGGGAATTAGTTGAAgagtattaattgaagttttcaccaactgtttattgctttgattatactggtagtagttcttctactagatctacaggggattcttataagaaagcaaccaaatggatgacaggttttaatgattatgtaaacaatggagattgtgcagttgttgcagatgaattagattcatatttggatgagaaagttatatctcggatggaagattttaatattttgagttggtggaagacaaatgctaataggtatcctacattagctcgaattgctagagatattttggcaattccaattacaacagttgcttctgaatcagcttttaacactagtggtagagttgtgagctCATGccataacaaacttcatccaagcacattggaggccttaatgtgctgtcaaagttggttacgagcttacaatagcggtatgagtttattttaatatgattaatttaaaatcgaaaataaaaaatgtattagactattaattattcggggaccggggaccctcggggatcccctgttattattcggggaggggatgaggattctctcaagcaattttgacggggacggggaggggacggggacatatgcaaaacatcggggatgggtatggggagattggtcccctcccctcccctccccattgccatccctagggTGTGTGTATGTAAGTATAAACAAACATATCTGTGTGTATTGGCGGACCGACTAGTTCAATTAGGTGGGTTTGATtcaaacaatttaattcaattgagGGGATTTTTTTAACTGTTCACTTAActgagaattatttttttaatttttaaaaattaataataaattagaagaaatatacataaatatttagattttattctttctttttaattttaaaaagtataataataaatcaaaggAAATATGcataaatatcttttaaaagataaattttatggTTGTACAGAGTTGAACCAAGATGTCTTAAATCATAAAATAGAATACTTACCGCTAAACCATAaacattttgttgaatttggaTATAGCCAAATTCGTTTTATTGTCTTTCTCATAAGGGTCTTGACTCTTGACGtttatttaaaggaaaattagtGGCCCGGAAGGGTTAAGGCTCCTTTATATTTTAGTTGGATCTACCTTTTGTGCGtgttcattaaatatttttaatgaagtcagctaaatttttttataaatgtatatataataataataataattttctaattaggGATAAgataaaagatgaaaaaaaatacacgTTATAATGTAgtgtattttattatgtagtctattaaatctatatttttatgtCTTCAGTATATATTCTTTAAGTAAATGAAGaagtttatgtttatttttagtaaaacaacaatattaattgattgtttatttatttattttgaccaTATTAAAGTCAGGAATaaggtaaaagaaaaacactGCAGTGGCTTGTGAAAtctatgttctttttttttttttaaattttgtcccaagtatattttatacattatttagggtttttattatttattcattaagttatccttaaattttaaatttcagtagAAAGTTagatgttatttaattatgtttgagagttttattttaaaatgattgtATCTCCttaattgaaaattctttttttttctcaataaattatgtaaacaaAGGACAAATTAATGGATGAATGTTTTGGGCTATTGTTTAAAAAGTAGAGAAAAAATGAGTTATTAGTTAAATTGTAAGAATGAAATAGACTATTACATCAAACCCtaagagtgaaaaaaaacttttccctAAAAAAAGAGCCTAATTAAAGAataacaattgaaaataaattaagaattaatggAAGCCATAACTTAATTAACTAGGGtgcatttttccttttggctctgccaatactttttgttaTCCTCAAAAATCGAAAGAGACactattatattatttattatgcttGTATTAGTCCTTTTTCCATTCTTTATTGGATGAAGATAAATGTCATTTGTATTAGAaaggataatttaatttattcaacttATGTAAGTCCGTGGTTTATTAAGTAGTGGTGGCACTGAATTTAAAAAGGAAGTTAATTGATTCCTTTAGCTTATTAGAGTCGGCTAAGAAATCGAATTTAACATGGATTTGGCTACATGTTTTCTTTGATAATTATGGTTTTGGTTAAAAACTCGTTTAGTCCTTATTAGAGATTAATGtctatttattctttatattttttaaaatatctcaaaacatttatgttattaaactattaacatctctaccgttactttttgttttttgttttttttgttttacttgcTTCTCCcttacaataatgttttttttttctttagacggtaataaaaaaataaattatcaaattaaccccaaacaaaaaataataaaaagaacatatattaatttttgtaaaagctCGGAtatgtccaaaaaaataatattgtaaaaaaatttaaattaccaattttttgaaaaataataaaaaataatatattaactccTAAAAAAGAGtattccacaaaaattaatatatattctttttgtttctatttatattttggggttaaattgataatttaatttctttttcttttcattcatGTCCAAAAAGCAAACATTGTTGTAAGagagtaatattgtaaaagcaagcaataaaaaataaaaacataatggtggaagtgtcaataatttagtGGCGGTGATATTTTGaagcattttttaaaatacaggaATTAAACAGACATTATCCCTAAATTTATAGGGAGTAAACAAGCTTTTATCCTTATGgtttttgtttcaaatgttgatttagtaattatcttttcatctttaataTCATATATTCTTGGTAATTAagagattatttgattaaattaatcttgATGAAATAACGATTATGTGATTTTCTTTGACTACTTCAATAAATTGGATACCTAGAATGTCTAGAAaactttattaattctttattttttaataggaTACGTATAATGCTTAGAAATCCTAccttaaaatgaaaaacaacctatattagatttaattacttgagcttaatttttatatttatgaggtgacataaattgatttcgagctgtcactctaaaattgagattagtaataattagataattactaattgAATAGTGATGAATCATGAAACCCTGGCaacctttattttattaaattctcaattatttttaattattttct
It contains:
- the LOC102606885 gene encoding putative serine/threonine-protein kinase codes for the protein MKLPFRCLSCCSAISSEAAASAMVRTGNGGQNHEVFQVFSYNELRNATQGFSSSNKIGEGSFGSVYKGRLRDGTVVGVKVLSVELESMRGEREFASELAALSTIKHQNLVTLRGCCIDGARRYLVYEYMENNSLARILLGGEQNRVKFNWEIRREIALGIARGLAYLHEEVKPRIVHRDIKASNVLIDHNFMPKISDFGLSKLLRDNGSHISTRVAGTLGYLAPEYAVSGHLTRKSDVYSFGVLILEIISGRPVVSFNLEQGEHYLVQKAWEVYEDRNLGRLVDPTLEMNNPEEEAVRFLKVGLLCVQENVRLRPSMSTATKMLNNEIDIQDAEISQPGLLSNFMDIKLGHQNMSS